agtttccagtgttgaaaatatttttcaaacatgGTTGTTTCTAGcttccatttttatttacttccatttttatttattgccaCTGAAAACAGAGCTGTGGATAATGGATgacgtgtgtgtgcatatgaCCAGGGAATAGTTTGACTAATCAAAGAGGGATGTAGCTAATAACACCATAAGTTTCTGTGTTGCATTGtaataaaataagaacagaGCAATTGTTAGTGTTATTAGTTCCAACTGTCATAAAACCTGTTTTAAATGCATCGTGTCAAATCAAATCACCAGGAAAAGGCACTTAATACAAGTGAAAACCAGACAAGAAGCATTGGTGTCTGATCCCACATATAGATCACATATATTGTAGTGTAAACACTGATCCATCCTGATGGCATTGTAAAGATTTTGGAAGCTGTTTCCACTTCTCAAACTACAACTGCATGTATTTGACTGTGCCTCTGTCTCAGGCGGTTTGCACCATGCAGCAGTAAGAATAGCCGGGGAGAATGTGTACAGACATCTGAAGCATGAAGGAGGAACACACAGGGTGCAGAGGATCCCTGAGGTGGGCCTGTCCTCCAGGATGCAGCGTATTCACACAGGAACCATGACTGTTATAATCCTGCCTCAGCCCGTGGAGGTAAAATCTGcaacttattttgtgttttataagcATGATTAAAAGTCTTCATTTCTGGTCTGGCTGGTTTTTGTTCACAGTTTGACATCCAAATTGACCCAAAGGATCTTCGCATCGACACGTTCAGATCTCGAGGGGCCGGAGGTCAAAGTGTCAACACAACAGACAGTGCAGTGCGCATCGTTCATCTTCCCACTGGTAAAACTGAACAGCTCCAAGCGGCATTGCCCCAGAATCAGTTCTGTTTCTATTCATCCAAACATCAGTTGTTGTGTCTCTCTCCATTGAAAAGGTGTAACAGCCGAATGCCAGCAGACTCGCTCTCAGCTGCAGAACAGAGACACGGCCATGCGTGTGCTGAAGGCTCGGCTCTACCAGAGCATGATGGGTAAAGAGACGGAGCAGAGGCATACAGCAAGAAAGCAGCAGGCTAGTGAACTTCCTTCTTCAAAGGGAAACATTTGTGATAATCACATTTTAACGTTTAATTCAATCTTATCGATTtactcctttttgttttctgactcCAGGTGGGCACTCGTTCTCAGTCGGAGAGGATTCGCACCTACAACTTCAGCCAGGATCGTGTCACAGACCACAGGACTGGATATGTCACTCGAGATATCAAGGTAGAATCTGCATGCATCATAAACACGTTAGATTTATGTTTAAAGTAGCAAACATCTCTTTtacagggaaaaaaagacaataaattgCATTTTTAGTCAGGTTCTTTTATTCCACACTTTtcttaattcaatgtgttttggTCCATGTTCAGGAGTTCATGAGAGGAGGCGAGGCTCTCCATGATCTGATCTCTGACGTCCGTGAACACGCAGAGAGGGAGGCGCTTATAGAGATGGTggagagctgcagcagcagcaatctAAACTCACAAAGGCCTGGAAACCCCTCAGAGTAACATGCAGGCAGTTGACTATCAAATGCACAGAAAAAagcaattattcatttttgggctGTTCTATTTATTTTGACAGTAGTGCTATTTATGCTTTAAGCTATTTAAGACCAACTGCAGCTCAATCAGATGTCATTtgagatgtttatttttggtaataaaatgttaaactcatgcagtttgtttttgttttgttagaaaTTTAAATCATGAGGATGAGTCACTGTTAAAGGATGCAATTGCAGTTTTTAATCTGTGATGTGTTGACGGTAAACACACTCTGGAGCTGTTTTTTAATAGTTACCTACCATTATGCTGGTTTTCTGCCAATTAGGGTGTGAACCCACCTATCAGCTTCATCCACACACTCACCAAAAACATGTCACACCctgcatgagtgtgtttgtgccagCTGATTGACAGCCTTCACTTCTTTCGCTTTAGAGTACGTCTAAAATCAATCCTGATAATTTGTGTATTATCTGTGGTTGAATAGAAATAACCTCACTgacaaagttaaatattttagaACCTGGACATCACGTTACCAATCTTTATTATCTTCTATCCAAACTGCTTGATGAAAGTAAGACATTAGAACTGATAGATATTGTAATTATGCTCACACAAAGATTCCCCACCGCATTTTCACAACTTCCAATggtaaaaaaatacagttatgaaaaataaaaaatatatttttttaaatctaaccTCGACATACTATGGGGGCAGAAATTCATGAAATGATCAAACAATTTTGTACACATGAAATAAGAATGTAAAACGGGTTGCACACCTTCCCcatgacaaagaaaaagaaatggattgTGGGGAGTGGTGGACATTTTTTAGGATAAGAAATTCCTCCTTTGATAAGTTTCTCGGGCCAATATGTCAGAAACTGTTTACACGACTGAATGATATTTGTGCTTCTTgagtaaaaatacaaatgttgcATTAAGATGTCCCAAGAGTTCCTGAAACAGTCACATTTGTTTGAGTCTTGTTCTGGTTGGAGGTTGACATGTGTCCCAGTCAGTCGTCATTGTCTCTCTGTCGGATGCTCCTGGATTTGCCgttttgtgtcttgtttttcCTGAAGGAAGTCgatcctccctcctctcccagGGAGGTGATAATGCGTTCCTTGAATTTGGGTTTTGGCTCTGGGGGCAGCACGGAAGGAGCGCTGACTGTGCCTCCCTCCCATTGGGGCAGCTGCAGGTCCACATTGGCACttaagaggaaagaggaggaaaagttaaagcttttttttttttttttacagtctttgTTGCAAATGAATCAGTAGATCAACCTTAAATTACTTACTATGGATCCTTCTCTTCCTGGATCTGTTCCCAGACCCCGTATGGAGTGGCGGCTTTCGGCCTTTTAGCCGGTGTCACCCTTAGTGTCACCTTTTGTgccacctcttcctctttcttcccctCAGGTTCAGCAGTTGTGCTCGAgacctcttcctctttcttagTCTCCTCAGCATCCTTTTTAGCAGCATCGTCATCACTTACTTTTTCCTCCTCGCCCTCCTTTTCTGAGGACTCGGCTTCTGCTTGCCTTTTCtggaaacaaaagcaaaatgaaacCAATAATGTGTCAAAGAATGATCCTTCACTCCCTCATTCCTTGGACAACTCCTCTTACCCTGAAGCTGATCTTTGGGACACTCTGCTGCTGGCCGGTCTGTTCCGGGACCTCAGGCTCCTGTGCTGTTGAGGTCCCGTTGGagctctccttctcctcctcttcccctgaCGGAGGCTCTGGCTGAGGAGTTGAAggctccttctgtctctctccctcccagtTAGACTCGGTTCCAGGCGGCACAATGGAAGGAAAGTCTCCTGGTTTCTCCCAGCTGGACTCTGTGTGGTGAGGAAGATAAGAGCACATGATCATCAGACAGTTTATTCaagagaggggaaaaagaaatgtagtcgttattaaaataagaaaaacaaatatttgacctcctgtttctgtgttgtaGTAATATGTGTAACCTTCAGGACTGAAAGCTTCCATCCAAGTACCAGCTGAAGAGCTCTAAAGAAAGAGCAGACAATTGTTACCAGGCGTcacatttagtttgaaataaCTAGAAAGCTCTGAATTTAATTAATGATTAACCTTCATCTGTGCAGGCTGTGCAGAGGTGGAACAATGTCCCTGGAAACCCTCTGGTGTTTCCCACCGAGAttctgaaatgtaaacacataGACAAGATCAGCTTTCAGAGGAAGAGTCTGTTGGACAAACACAAAGTAGAGGAAAGTGTTGGTGAGTCCCACCTCCAGTTACTGAGTTGTAATAGTACGTGTGTCCATCATCTGACTGCCCTTCCACCCAGACTGGCTCTTGGTTCCGTTCTCTGAACATCTTGCTcgctttctcttttttctgttgttttttaggTTTCGCTTGAGGCGGCGGCTTTCTTGGGACTGTTGTCGTCGGAGCTGGAGGACTTACTCCTATCACAAAAACGCATCACGTCAAGCCTCAGCGTCGcgcgcagaaaaaaaaaacgtgttcaTGAATGTGAGAAGTTACCTGCCGCCTCCATTTCCATCCTCTTCAGATCTTCCTGGTACGCCTTCATTGCAGCTTCCTCCATTGCTGCAAACTGTTTGGAATTTTTTTCGTCCTGCTTGGCCTTGTCGAGGCTCTTCTTTTTAATCTGCAGAGAGAACGACAGGATGATTGGCAGCATGTGGCAGCCAATAAGAGGGCAGCTTTAGGGATGAGTGTTGTGTTAGAACCTTATCTCTCCTGCCAGTCCTGAGATGAGTGCCAAAGAATATCAAGTTTTTGTGAGTAATTAGTTCTCTTACCCGTGTGTGTCATGTGCTCTttaatgactgtgtgtgtgtgtgtgtgtgtgtgattgcaaTAATTGCTTATACCTCAGAGATTTTTGCAGCCACATTTTCTTTGTGGTTTTTCCCTCTTTCATGGAACTCAACactctgcaaaacaaaaacagagacacatgaaGAAACTTCTGATGAGTGAGTTAAACAGTAAAGTGTATCCTGtgcaggacttacaggcttatTATCCGCAATCCAGCACTTGCAGTACTGACAGAATTTCCTTGGTTGTGACTTCCAGTAGTCAGCCctgcaaagaagaagaaactcaaATGACCTCACTGTTTCAGAGCATGTTTAGCCTGCGAAGCTAACGCAACAACAGAGCAGAAATCCTGCTTATTGTGGGAAAAAACAACGTGTTGTACATCAGAACGAACACAATAGGCCACTGAGTGTTTGCAgtacttacatttttattagtTTCGGTGGTTAAAATGCGAAGAAGAACTCAAAACGGACCAAAATGAAGTAGAGCCGCTTTGCACATTTCAAGAGTGACAACACTGTCTctttgtgatgatgtcatcgcgAGTCGACGTTTTCTGACTGTCGGGgttgaaaacattaaaataagattacaaataaaataaaaaaagatcatgtacaaatgtgtaaaagaaaatgtaacctttttctaaaagaaaagaaaatccactTCTATCCCACATGTTTGGTCTCTGTGTATTGTAAAAGAAGCCATGTTTATAATTCTACAGAATACACTTTTGTCAATAGctgatatattttatattttttaaatctattttttagtatctattttatattttttaaatctattttttagtatctattttttttaaatctattttttagtatctatttttttaatctattttttagtatctattttttagtatctatattttaaatctatttttttaaatcaattttttagtatctattttttattttctaaatctattttttagtatcaattttttattttttaaatctattttttaatatctattttttattatctattttttagtatcgattttttattttttaaatctattttttaatatCTATTTTTTGGTATCTATTTTTTAGCAtcgattttttattttttaaatctattttttaatatctattttttggtatctattttttattttctaaatctatttttattatctatttttcattatctattttttagtatctatttttttttttaaatctagtcATGTGTCTATACTGCCCCCCAATGGACAAATGTGGAActacatttgtgttttaaaaaacattttttctcacttttgaGAGTGAGGGGGCGGGagacattgccatggtaacagcaagctcagccaatcagagatgtCGTTGTGACACTCGTGGGTCATGGGTTGTGAAGTTTTTTTCAAAGAGATATTAAAGATATTATAAAGAGATTGTTTCATACTGGGGTAGCTCGAGGTCAGTGTACCTTGGATGGTTATTATATTACAGCCAAAAATCAAATCCACTGTTGGAGAAAATGAAGGAGATTTTTACTTCCAGCTcctcactgttgagctctatgactctatatatgttcaaaaacactctagaagaggatttttcataatatgtcccctttaaatgttttgacttttaacCTCATACTTTCGACTTATTATgagcaaaaaaataattctcaACAAAGTcaagttttcattttgattttttcaactggcggaaatgggcttccatagtttGCAATgaagacaagaagaaaacatttagttcaTGTGAGTTTATTCAGGATGtaaaacttcagtttgttcacacatcaaatcagtaaagtgtgttcaatcatttcatgaacacattcacttcatccacacaatcactttgtttgatcagaatctccactcacagaaaacaatgatttatctccttattgatttaatcaggaggattacatttttaaaacacctcagaggacatttttacatcactttgaatatgaacaacaacatttattctgactaactcatttctttaagtgtgattttatagattttctacaaatgtacaaagtggtgagaagagaaaatcagcatAAAAGgaaagtttgctgctctctctctctcttcagactcctgaatcagaacagaaacaacagaaaatataaatgtatgaaaacaaatcatcaaacatggagagtggagagaagttgatatttatcactcagagaaatgtcagttcaggtgaacaaaagtcatcctgagcagtgaaagagtccacggctaaacagacacaggaaggagtgtcacttaaagacactcaaacatttacagaacagacgagaagcggtcaaagtaccgcccataaagtttgactgacaggtgaccacgatcagatctcagcaacgagcgtggataaaaatcaagttgaagatttaaaacacagcaagttaaacatctgtctcgttaatgatttctgtctatttcagtttacacaactcagcagagtctccaacatAAACAAACcagagtccagcatgtagaggctgagtgaatgtggtctggactctgtggaggagagtcatggtttcagagatgctgtagaaggacagaatacctgctctgtgatccaggtacactcctactctggaggaccgaggacctgagacaggagtgatGACTTTGTTGTAATAAAAGTTATAACTGTTGTTGAAACACTCTAAcacccaagatttgtcattacgtccaaatCTACACTCACTCCCtgttctgctgatattcttgtatgtgactgctacacaaactattcctctcttctccacttcccagtaacaacgttcactcagactctctttactcaggacctgccaccaatcagtgaatctgtctgggtgactagaataaggtTGGTTCTGACCCgttaatgttacttttctgttcccatcagataataacagctgtgtgtgtgctgtgtttggatccagtgtgatgtcacatgaatattgtaagaactcagctctggtcttgggctctggttctgacagtaaaacatccacttcattcactgtctgtgagatgtttgtccatttctctctcaggacgtcctgtagtttatctctgacttctgacacagccgctgtcacgtcctcaaagtacctcagaggacggatcttgatgctggatgagcgtgtagattcactgagtggtgacagtgaggggtagtcgtgtagaaactggttgtggtcctgtgtgtgtgacagcttcttcatctcagcgtctctcctcttcagctcagtgatctcctgctccagcttctcctgaatctctctgactcgactcacttcagtttgctgctgggatctgacctgctgcttcacatcagagcgtcttttcaccatgagacggatcagctcagtgaacatcttctcactgttccccactgttttatcagcggagccattgatagcctccacctcctgttggagcagcttcacatctttctctctgtcctggattctctgctggatgttttgtcgactcacctccagctctctctgcttctcgctcctttctgctgcagctgagactgtgtcatgacctttgtgttcgtcctcacggcagagataacagatagactgctgatcagtgcgacagaacatcttcatcacctcatcatgacgagagcagacgttctcctggagcttcttggagggctccaccagcttgtgtttctttaatggaggtGCTGCATaatgaggctggaggtgtttctcacagtaagaagccagacactgcagacaggacttacaggctttcagttttctcccggtgcagacatcacaggccacatcttcagatccagcatagcagtgatcagcaggagcagcttggagtccagtcttcttcagctcctccactaaatctgccaacatggtgtttttcctcaggtcaGGCCTCGCTGTGAAGGTCtgtctacactgagggcagctgtagactgtcttctcatcctctttatcccagtggcttttaatacacttcatgcagtaactgtgtccacaggtaAGAGTccccggatccttcaggagatacagacagatcgaacaagagaaggtttcccggtccagctgaactcctttctgcgccatttctcctctcggtaACAACGACTGTCTGAGATTCACTTCCTCATAACTGAAAACAAGTTTCACCTTTGATCAACAAAGCATGTGGATGTGCATGTGACTGTGCAGGtgttgttggttacacccatcctcaaactgtagatctaaaggggagggaaccatGAAGTATGAGGACAGAGTGCAGCAGGCTgtgagcaggaagaagagggagggctgATCGAACTACGATTCattccaggaagaggagcggtTTGAGAGAGATACTGCAGAGCAtcatctctgtgttgtaagacttatgcagaccacaaacaaaggactggatgggtttatttcacatgttgtgggtcagtagacgctcaggttacctaaatatatgttcaaaaacactgtacacgtggatttttcataatatgtcccctttaaatgttttgatttttaaccTCATAATTTCGATTTAttatgagcaaaaaaaagattctcaACGAAGCCaagttttaattttaaatttttcAACTGGCTGGaatgggcttccatagtttttttttaacgtttctccctgagtcagcttctacaaaaaagttaaaattatatatagaatagcattataagaaaaaaaagagaagaaaggtacaaataaaaaatgaaaaaataataataaataagttgtagtaacagctaagtaaattaaaataaattgtacaGAAGTTATAAACTGTATTAAAGCTAATATATAATAcaagaaaataacaaaggggaacactgtacaatgaaatgaaaatataaatatgttttcttgtctctactttctacatcttttattgcacctgaggttattgcacacatatttttcacattatataattattatataagAATATCATGACTAGAGTTGTCAGGATGTTTAAACTTTGACACGATTCCAGTAAAAATCAGACGATATCTAAACCCGCTTCAATCAAAAAAGGCATCAGAAGTAGAAGTGCTAGATATCCAATGTTGgataataaaaattaaaaaaaagaagtagggATGAAAAACTCAGCCGATTCTTTTgtctgactcttctcctctgctcctAAACGTCTCACGTTCAGAGTTCAGGCATAGGAAGAAGAAGTCAGATCTCTTCCTTACTATCTTAAAACCACCATGTTTGTTACTCTGACATTAAGACAGAGCATGTTGACGTCTTTTCATAAAGCCTGTGgggaaacagaggagaagaataCAACTGCAGGTCTTTAACATGAAGCTCACAGATATCCAGgtgaaggagggggaggggctgcaGACTGACGCTGACACACCCCGACTATGGATCAGATTTAATCCCCCTCAGCAGATACAAGCCCCGCCCTGAAAACATGGATACCTGTTACGTTCCCCGTACGTTCCCCGTAGTTCTAGGGGATGCAGGGAACAACAAATTTATATTTACCCGGAATCAAGGTGGAGACCAGAGTTCGGTTTCAAAAATAAGAGTCgctgtctttatttgtacaggaaacacacaagcaaTAACCAGCTTTAGGtgcaccttttgtttttttattttacccgAAGTGTAAATCTGCCAGATTCTGTCCATCTTTACACTGCTTGTTGTGTCTATACTACCCCCAATGGACAAAATGTGGAACTacacttgtgtttaaaaaaaaaaaaaaaatctcactttTGAGAGTGAGGGGGCGGGagacattgccatggtaacagcaagctcagccaatcagagacgtcgctgTGACACTCGTGGGTCATGGGTTGTGAAGTTTTTTTCACAGAGATATTAAAGATATTATAAAGAGATTGTTTCATACTGGGGTAGCTCGAGGTCAGTGTACCTTGGATGGTTATTATATTACAGCCAAAAATCAAATCCACTGTTGGAGAAAATGAAGGAGATTTTTACTTCCAGCTcctcactgttgagctctatgaCTCTatatatatgttcaaaaacactgtacaagaggatttttcataatatgtcccctttaaatgttttgacttttaacCTCATACTTTCGACTTATTATGAGCAAAAAAAGAATTCTCAACGAagccaagttttcatttttattttttcaactggcggaaatgggcttccatagtttGCAATgaagacaagaagaaaacatttagttcaTGTGAGTTTATTCAGGATGtaaaacttcagtttgttcacacatcaaatcagtaaagtgtgttcaatcatttcatgaacacattcacttcatccacacaatcactttgtttgatcagaatctccactcacagaaaacaatgatttatctccttattgatttaatcaggaggattacatttttaaaacacctcagaggacatttttacatcactttgaatatgaacaacaacatttattctgactaactcatttctttaagtgtgattttatagattttctacaaatgtacaaagtggtgagaagagaaaatcagcatgaaagaaaagtttgctgctctctctctctctcttcagactcctgaatcagaacagaaacaaaagcatataaatgtatgaaaacaaatcatcaaacatggagagcggagagaagttgatatttatcactcagagaaatgtcagttcaggtgaacaaacgtcatcctgagcagtgaaagagtccacggctaaacagacacaggaaggagtgtcacttaaagacactGAGTTTCACTTCCTCAGAACTGAAAACAAGTTTCACCTCTGATCAACAAAGCATGTGACTGTGCAGGtgttgttggttacacccatcctcaaactgtagatctaaaggggagggaaccatGAAGTATGAGGACAGAGTGCAGcaggctgagagcaggaaggagagggagggctgaTCGAACTACGATTCattccaggaagaggagcggtTTGAGAGAGATACTACAGAGCAtcatctctgtgttgtaagacttatgcagaccacaaacaaaggacaggatgggtttatttcacattttgtgggtcagtagacgctcaggttacccaaatatatgttcagaaacactgtagaagtggatttttcataatatgtcccctttaaatgttttgacttttaacCTCATAATTTCGAGTTAttatgagcaaaaaaaagattctcaACGAAGCCaagttttaattttaattttttcaacTGGCTGGaatgggcttccatagtttttttgtgcgtttctccctgagtcagcgtctacaaaaaagttaaaattatatatagaatagcattataagaaaaaaagagaagaaaggtacaaataaaaaatgaaaaaataataataaataagttgtagtaacagctaagtaaattaaaataaactgtacagaagttataaactgtattaaagcaaagatataatacaagaaaataacaaaggggaacactgtacaatgaaatgaaaatataaatatgttttcttgtctctactttctacatctcttattgcacctgaggttattgcacacatatttttcacattatataattattatataagAATATCATGACTAGAGTTGTCAGGATGTTTAAACTTTGACACGATTCCAGTAAAAATCAGACGATATCTAAACCCGCTTCAATCAAAAAAGGCATCAGAAGTAGAAGTGCTAGACATCCAATGTTGgataataaaaattaaaaaaaagaagtagggATGAAAAACTCAGCTGATTTTTTTgtctgactcttctcctctgctcctAAACGTCACACGTTCAGAGTTCAGGCATAGGAAGAAGAAGTCAGATCTCTTCCTTACTATCTTAAAACCACCATGTTTGTTACTCTGACATTAAGACAGAGCATGTTGACGTCTTTTCATAAAGCCTGTGgggaaacagaggagaagaataCAACTGCAGGTCTTTAACATGAAGCTCACAGATATCCAGgtgaaggagggggaggggctgcaGACTGACGCTGACACACCCCGACTATGGATCAGATTTAATCCCCCTCAGCAGATACAAGCCCCGCCCTGAAAACATGGATACCTGTTACGTTCCCCGTACGTTCCCCGTAGTTCTAGGGGATGCAGGGAACAACAAATTTATATTTACCCGGAATCAAGGTGGAGACCAGAGTTCGGTTTCAAAAATAAGAGTCGCTGTCTTTAATtgtacaggaaacacacaagcaaTAACCAGCTTTAGGtgcaccttttgtttttttattttaccggAAGTGTAAATCTGCCAGATTCTGTCCATCTTTACACTGCTTGTTGTGTCTATACTGCCCCCAATGGACAAAATGTGGAACTacacttgtgttttaaaaaacatttttgtctcACTTTTTGAGAGTGAGGGGGCGGGagacattgccatggtaacagcaagctcagccaatcagagacgtcgctgTGACACTCGTGGGTCATGGGTTGTGAAGTTTTTTTCACAGAGATATTAAAGATATTATAAAGAGATTGTTTCATACTGGGGTAGCTCGAGGTCAGTGTACCTTGGATGGTTATTATATTACAGCCAAAAATCAAATCCACTGTTGGAGAAAATGAAGGAGATTTTTACTTCCAGCTcctcactgttgagctctatgaCTCTatatatatgttcaaaaacactgtacaagaggatttttcataatatgtcccctttaaatgttttgacttttaacCTCATACTTTCGACTTATTATGAGCAAAAAAAGAATTTTCAACAAagccaagttttcatttttattttttcaactggcggaaatgggcttccatagtttGCAATgaagacaagaagaaaacatttagt
The sequence above is drawn from the Labrus bergylta chromosome 24, fLabBer1.1, whole genome shotgun sequence genome and encodes:
- the wbp4 gene encoding WW domain-binding protein 4, which encodes MADYWKSQPRKFCQYCKCWIADNKPSVEFHERGKNHKENVAAKISEIKKKSLDKAKQDEKNSKQFAAMEEAAMKAYQEDLKRMEMEAAGVSPPAPTTTVPRKPPPQAKPKKQQKKEKASKMFRERNQEPVWVEGQSDDGHTYYYNSVTGESRWETPEGFQGHCSTSAQPAQMKSSSAGTWMEAFSPEGYTYYYNTETGESSWEKPGDFPSIVPPGTESNWEGERQKEPSTPQPEPPSGEEEEKESSNGTSTAQEPEVPEQTGQQQSVPKISFRKRQAEAESSEKEGEEEKVSDDDAAKKDAEETKKEEEVSSTTAEPEGKKEEEVAQKVTLRVTPAKRPKAATPYGVWEQIQEEKDPYANVDLQLPQWEGGTVSAPSVLPPEPKPKFKERIITSLGEEGGSTSFRKNKTQNGKSRSIRQRDNDD
- the LOC110001431 gene encoding tripartite motif-containing protein 16-like, giving the protein MAQKGVQLDRETFSCSICLYLLKDPGTLTCGHSYCMKCIKSHWDKEDEKTVYSCPQCRQTFTARPDLRKNTMLADLVEELKKTGLQAAPADHCYAGSEDVACDVCTGRKLKACKSCLQCLASYCEKHLQPHYAAPPLKKHKLVEPSKKLQENVCSRHDEVMKMFCRTDQQSICYLCREDEHKGHDTVSAAAERSEKQRELEVSRQNIQQRIQDREKDVKLLQQEVEAINGSADKTVGNSEKMFTELIRLMVKRRSDVKQQVRSQQQTEVSRVREIQEKLEQEITELKRRDAEMKKLSHTQDHNQFLHDYPSLSPLSESTRSSSIKIRPLRYFEDVTAAVSEVRDKLQDVLREKWTNISQTVNEVDVLLSEPEPKTRAEFLQYSCDITLDPNTAHTQLLLSDGNRKVTLTGQNQPYSSHPDRFTDWWQVLSKESLSERCYWEVEKRGIVCVAVTYKNISRTGSECRFGRNDKSWVLECFNNSYNFYYNKVITPVSGPRSSRVGVYLDHRAGILSFYSISETMTLLHRVQTTFTQPLHAGLWFVYVGDSAELCKLK
- the mtrf1 gene encoding peptide chain release factor 1, mitochondrial isoform X2, translated to MEEYRDVCRKLQHTHLSEADRKVLMKKHTELLPVASVFESIGEALKDLQEVLSLLHSSAGTKEEDQQLTHLLKEEEALMSRNILTLRKDLIKTLVPSDPLDSSDVVLEVVSGRTTGGDICQQFTSEMFDMYEGFASYKNWHFDLLNYTSAEYGGLHHAAVRIAGENVYRHLKHEGGTHRVQRIPEVGLSSRMQRIHTGTMTVIILPQPVEFDIQIDPKDLRIDTFRSRGAGGQSVNTTDSAVRIVHLPTGVTAECQQTRSQLQNRDTAMRVLKARLYQSMMGKETEQRHTARKQQVGTRSQSERIRTYNFSQDRVTDHRTGYVTRDIKEFMRGGEALHDLISDVREHAEREALIEMVESCSSSNLNSQRPGNPSE
- the mtrf1 gene encoding peptide chain release factor 1, mitochondrial isoform X1 encodes the protein MLLNRWFRLCSSCSRVLHTNRGRGGPWRTRTGLTSVQHWGTVAQKRLCHRDVGDLYKTESVQRYLQQLMEEYRDVCRKLQHTHLSEADRKVLMKKHTELLPVASVFESIGEALKDLQEVLSLLHSSAGTKEEDQQLTHLLKEEEALMSRNILTLRKDLIKTLVPSDPLDSSDVVLEVVSGRTTGGDICQQFTSEMFDMYEGFASYKNWHFDLLNYTSAEYGGLHHAAVRIAGENVYRHLKHEGGTHRVQRIPEVGLSSRMQRIHTGTMTVIILPQPVEFDIQIDPKDLRIDTFRSRGAGGQSVNTTDSAVRIVHLPTGVTAECQQTRSQLQNRDTAMRVLKARLYQSMMGKETEQRHTARKQQVGTRSQSERIRTYNFSQDRVTDHRTGYVTRDIKEFMRGGEALHDLISDVREHAEREALIEMVESCSSSNLNSQRPGNPSE